A single region of the Microcella sp. genome encodes:
- a CDS encoding spermidine/putrescine ABC transporter substrate-binding protein, whose product MRITRPAMAVLALASAGILTACAGTGGTDPIDPDADITQQSLTVSIWADYYPADLAERFEAETGVRVTIVNHATNEDVVAKLTTGADSGIDVAFVSGQYAQALAEQGLLATLEKSLIPNEANLYPEAAQLDYDPGNVYSLPYAWGTTGLCYRPDLTGFAPTSWGDLLEPVDSLQGKVTMLATERWMVLPAQKYLGFSANTTDADEMAEVRAQLESTKPQLLAFDDTTFYAKLVSGEAAMVQAWDGWCNYGIAEDPSIEFVVPSEGSDLWTDTMTVLASSQNKEAAMAFLNFILEPEVHSWVAENILYKVPNRVAMEALDPSLIEAFPNMGITPAELLEQEVLVDLGEFTVEYSRLATEIQAG is encoded by the coding sequence ATGCGCATCACACGACCCGCCATGGCCGTGCTCGCCCTGGCCAGCGCAGGAATATTGACGGCGTGCGCCGGCACCGGCGGCACAGACCCGATCGACCCCGATGCTGACATCACCCAGCAGTCGCTCACCGTGAGCATCTGGGCCGACTACTACCCCGCAGACCTCGCAGAACGGTTCGAAGCCGAGACAGGCGTGCGAGTCACGATCGTGAACCACGCGACGAACGAAGACGTCGTCGCCAAGCTCACGACGGGCGCCGATTCGGGAATCGACGTCGCCTTCGTGAGCGGGCAGTACGCGCAGGCGCTGGCAGAGCAGGGCCTGCTCGCCACGCTCGAGAAGTCGCTGATCCCCAACGAGGCCAACCTCTACCCCGAAGCGGCCCAGCTCGACTACGACCCGGGCAACGTCTACTCGCTGCCGTACGCCTGGGGAACAACCGGGCTGTGCTACCGGCCCGACCTCACCGGTTTCGCGCCCACCTCGTGGGGCGACCTGCTCGAGCCTGTCGACTCGCTGCAGGGCAAGGTCACGATGCTGGCGACCGAGCGCTGGATGGTGCTGCCCGCGCAGAAGTACCTCGGCTTCTCGGCCAACACGACCGACGCTGACGAGATGGCCGAGGTGCGCGCGCAGCTCGAGTCGACGAAGCCGCAGCTGCTGGCCTTCGACGACACCACGTTCTACGCCAAGCTCGTGAGCGGCGAAGCGGCGATGGTGCAGGCGTGGGACGGCTGGTGCAACTACGGCATCGCCGAAGACCCCTCGATCGAGTTCGTCGTGCCGAGCGAAGGCAGCGACCTCTGGACAGACACGATGACGGTGCTGGCATCGAGCCAGAACAAGGAGGCCGCCATGGCCTTCTTGAACTTCATCCTCGAACCCGAGGTGCACAGCTGGGTCGCCGAGAACATCCTCTACAAGGTTCCGAACCGCGTGGCCATGGAGGCACTCGACCCCTCGCTGATCGAGGCGTTCCCGAACATGGGCATCACCCCGGCCGAGCTGCTCGAGCAAGAGGTGCTCGTCGACTTGGGCGAGTTCACGGTCGAGTACTCGCGACTCGCCACCGAGATCCAGGCAGGCTGA
- the pyk gene encoding pyruvate kinase produces the protein MRRAKIVATLGPATASYENIRAIIEAGVNVARMNLSHGTYDVHEEVYRNVRQASHDAKKPVAILVDLQGPKIRLGKFENGPHLLAEGDIFTITTEDILGTKDICSTTFKGLPADVNPGDFLLIDDGKVRVRVLDSDGVRVRTEVVVAGPVSNNKGINLPGVAVNVPALSEKDEDDLRWGLGLGADYIALSFVRNASDVNRVHQIMREEGRTVPVIAKIEKPQAVDNLEEIVDAFDGIMVARGDLGVELPLEAVPIVQKRAVELARRMAKPVIVATQMLESMISSPIPTRAETSDVANAVLDGADAVMLSGETSVGEFPVITVSTMARIIASTEEHGLERIPPLGTKPRTQGGAITLAAAEVADFVEAKFVCVFTESGDSARRMSRLRFRIPMKAFTPYESIQRRMSLTWGIESYLVDRVTHTDEMYRQVDETLLREGLADEGDKIVVISGSPPGISGSTNDLRVHVVGDAINAKAPAWQAGEHAD, from the coding sequence ATGAGACGCGCCAAGATCGTTGCCACCCTCGGGCCGGCGACAGCCAGTTACGAGAACATTCGAGCCATCATCGAAGCGGGCGTCAACGTCGCGCGCATGAACCTGAGCCACGGCACCTACGACGTTCACGAAGAGGTGTATCGCAACGTGCGCCAGGCGTCGCACGACGCCAAGAAGCCGGTGGCGATTCTCGTCGACCTGCAGGGGCCGAAGATCAGGCTCGGAAAGTTCGAGAATGGTCCGCACCTTCTCGCCGAGGGCGACATCTTCACCATCACGACAGAAGACATCCTCGGCACGAAAGACATCTGCTCGACCACCTTCAAGGGTCTCCCTGCCGATGTGAACCCCGGCGACTTCCTGCTCATCGACGACGGCAAGGTGCGCGTGCGCGTGCTCGACAGCGACGGTGTGCGGGTGCGCACCGAGGTGGTCGTCGCCGGCCCCGTGTCGAACAACAAGGGCATCAACCTTCCGGGAGTCGCGGTCAACGTGCCCGCGCTCTCAGAGAAAGACGAAGACGATCTGCGCTGGGGCCTCGGGCTCGGCGCCGACTACATCGCCCTGTCGTTCGTGCGCAATGCCTCAGACGTCAACCGGGTGCACCAGATCATGCGAGAAGAGGGTCGAACGGTTCCCGTCATCGCCAAGATCGAGAAGCCGCAGGCCGTCGACAACCTCGAAGAGATCGTCGACGCGTTCGACGGCATCATGGTCGCCCGCGGAGACCTCGGCGTCGAGCTGCCGCTCGAAGCAGTGCCGATCGTGCAGAAGCGCGCCGTCGAACTCGCCCGGCGGATGGCCAAGCCGGTCATTGTCGCGACGCAGATGCTCGAGTCGATGATCAGCAGCCCCATTCCCACTCGTGCCGAGACCAGCGACGTCGCGAACGCCGTGCTCGATGGGGCCGACGCGGTCATGCTCAGTGGTGAGACGAGCGTGGGGGAGTTTCCGGTCATCACCGTCTCGACCATGGCTCGCATCATCGCGTCGACCGAAGAGCACGGCCTCGAGCGCATCCCGCCCTTGGGCACCAAGCCGCGCACTCAAGGCGGAGCCATCACCCTCGCGGCCGCAGAGGTGGCCGACTTCGTCGAGGCGAAGTTCGTCTGCGTCTTCACCGAGTCGGGTGACTCCGCTCGGCGCATGTCGCGACTGCGCTTCCGCATTCCCATGAAGGCGTTCACCCCCTACGAGTCGATTCAGCGTCGCATGTCGTTGACCTGGGGCATCGAGTCATACCTGGTCGACCGGGTGACCCACACCGATGAGATGTATCGGCAGGTCGATGAGACCCTCTTGCGCGAAGGGCTCGCAGACGAGGGCGACAAGATCGTCGTCATCTCGGGGTCGCCCCCCGGCATCTCCGGCTCGACCAACGACCTGCGTGTGCACGTCGTCGGCGATGCCATCAACGCCAAGGCGCCGGCGTGGCAGGCTGGCGAGCACGCAGACTAG
- a CDS encoding SIS domain-containing protein, which produces MDTARFADDLTQIPERYLALAEQLDHPDDGVDLLRATPHSRLLIIGMGSSRYAAAGVSRRARARGMVVWDELASTEQLPPPSHDLVVIAVSATGRSAEVITAAERFAGHGRLIAVTNDGESALAGMADAVSPLHAGVEVSGVASRTYRHTIVVLERLLALAESRDAARALTAAAQSSHALLESSAAWLDDLADLLLSAFGTHVLAPVERFGSAQQAALMIRELPRRLAVACETGDWAHVDLYTARTHDYRAGILAGSRWDSQAVEWLQLRGARYAGVGGEIDGAEITVRFDGDDDEAVRPLVETLPFELVADRWRAADPEFAFSERNGVTPPTD; this is translated from the coding sequence ATGGATACCGCCCGCTTTGCCGACGACCTGACGCAGATTCCCGAGCGCTATCTCGCCCTCGCGGAGCAGCTCGACCACCCGGATGACGGGGTCGACCTTCTTCGCGCCACCCCGCACTCACGCCTGCTCATCATCGGCATGGGGTCTAGCCGCTATGCGGCCGCGGGCGTCAGCCGCAGAGCGCGAGCGCGCGGCATGGTCGTATGGGACGAGCTGGCGAGCACCGAGCAGCTGCCACCCCCGTCGCACGACCTCGTGGTCATCGCGGTCTCGGCGACCGGGCGCAGCGCCGAGGTCATCACGGCGGCTGAGCGATTCGCCGGCCACGGGCGACTGATCGCCGTCACGAATGACGGCGAGTCTGCGCTGGCGGGCATGGCCGATGCGGTGAGCCCGCTGCACGCCGGGGTGGAGGTCAGCGGAGTCGCGAGCCGCACCTATCGGCACACCATCGTCGTGCTCGAGCGTCTGCTCGCCCTCGCAGAGTCTCGCGACGCGGCTCGCGCGCTGACCGCGGCAGCGCAGTCGAGCCACGCACTGCTCGAGAGCAGTGCGGCCTGGCTCGACGATCTCGCCGACCTGCTGCTCTCGGCATTCGGCACCCATGTTCTCGCTCCGGTCGAGCGCTTCGGCTCAGCGCAGCAGGCAGCACTCATGATTCGCGAGCTTCCGCGGCGTCTTGCGGTCGCCTGCGAGACCGGCGATTGGGCTCACGTCGACCTCTACACCGCGCGAACGCACGACTACCGCGCAGGCATCCTCGCCGGGTCGCGCTGGGACTCGCAGGCGGTCGAGTGGCTGCAGTTGCGCGGCGCGCGCTATGCAGGGGTCGGGGGCGAGATCGATGGCGCAGAGATCACGGTGCGCTTCGACGGCGACGACGACGAGGCGGTGCGCCCCCTCGTCGAGACGCTGCCGTTCGAACTCGTCGCCGATCGGTGGCGTGCCGCCGACCCCGAATTCGCGTTCTCAGAGCGCAACGGCGTCACGCCGCCGACCGACTGA
- a CDS encoding ABC transporter permease — protein sequence MPAVSTRAPGGAVGSRPPRRWAPVALLGPGSLYLALFFLVPLGLIVGYAFLTRGRFGGVVPEFTLDNFARLVEPVYVQVITTSLGTAAITTLLALALGFPTAYVISRLPRRWRTTALILVLLPFWTNFLIRTYAWIILLNDAGWINGALVAVGIVDEPIRMLYTQPAVVVGLLYIYLPLMILPLYSAIERIDPSLEEAATNLGASRWRVFRTVTIPLALPGMLIGCVFVFVPSMANFVIPELIGGGKSLLLGNLIRDQFLKARDWPFGAALALVLTAILVLLLVLQARAAARAEGGGDRAHT from the coding sequence ATGCCGGCTGTCTCGACTCGCGCGCCCGGCGGCGCGGTGGGCTCTCGCCCGCCCCGCCGCTGGGCGCCGGTCGCCTTGCTCGGCCCGGGGTCGCTGTACCTCGCGCTGTTCTTCCTCGTTCCCCTCGGCCTGATCGTCGGCTACGCCTTCCTGACGCGCGGCCGCTTCGGGGGAGTGGTGCCCGAGTTCACGCTCGACAACTTCGCCAGACTCGTCGAGCCGGTGTATGTGCAGGTCATCACGACCTCGCTCGGAACGGCGGCGATCACCACCCTGCTCGCACTCGCGCTGGGTTTTCCGACCGCATACGTCATCTCGCGACTGCCGCGTCGGTGGCGCACTACTGCGCTGATTCTGGTGCTCCTGCCGTTCTGGACGAACTTCCTCATCCGCACCTACGCCTGGATCATCCTGCTGAACGACGCTGGCTGGATCAACGGCGCGCTCGTCGCGGTCGGCATCGTCGACGAACCGATCAGGATGCTCTACACCCAGCCTGCGGTCGTCGTCGGCCTGCTCTACATCTACCTGCCGCTCATGATCCTGCCCCTCTATTCGGCCATCGAGCGCATCGATCCCTCGCTCGAAGAAGCGGCGACGAACCTCGGAGCATCCCGGTGGCGCGTCTTCCGCACCGTCACGATTCCGCTGGCACTCCCCGGCATGCTGATCGGGTGCGTATTCGTCTTCGTGCCGTCGATGGCGAACTTCGTGATTCCAGAGCTCATCGGCGGCGGCAAGTCGTTGCTGCTCGGCAACCTCATCCGCGACCAGTTCCTCAAGGCACGAGACTGGCCATTCGGTGCCGCTCTCGCACTCGTGCTGACGGCGATCCTCGTGCTGCTGCTGGTCTTGCAGGCACGGGCGGCAGCCAGAGCCGAAGGGGGTGGCGATCGTGCGCACACCTAG
- a CDS encoding ABC transporter permease — protein MRTPRAFAAPFWLTFAFLYIPIVVVVIMSFNASSSLFVWRGFSLEWYAEVFRDGALMQGLGNTLIVASGSTAIATVLGTLLAVGISRYTRSGLIRAFAIAPALLPDLLLAIGLLSLFGLVQLTLGLHSVLIAHAVFSMAFVTAIVLARLSHVDPSLEEASRDLGAGPVRTLLRVTIPQLAPGIVAGALLAFTLSLDEFVIAFFTAAPNTPTLPMVIYSMVRFGVTPEVNALATMLLGVSLLAIIATQRLTRITESL, from the coding sequence GTGCGCACACCTAGAGCATTCGCCGCGCCGTTCTGGCTGACCTTCGCGTTTCTGTACATTCCGATCGTCGTGGTCGTCATCATGTCGTTCAACGCCTCATCGAGCCTGTTCGTGTGGCGCGGGTTCTCACTCGAGTGGTACGCCGAGGTGTTTCGCGATGGCGCCCTGATGCAGGGCCTCGGCAACACCCTCATCGTCGCCTCGGGCTCGACGGCGATCGCCACAGTGCTCGGCACGCTCTTGGCCGTCGGCATCAGCCGGTACACGAGGTCGGGGCTCATCAGAGCCTTCGCGATCGCTCCGGCGCTGCTGCCAGACCTCTTGCTCGCCATCGGGCTCTTGAGCCTGTTCGGCCTCGTGCAGCTGACGCTCGGGCTGCACTCCGTGCTCATCGCCCACGCGGTCTTCTCCATGGCCTTCGTCACGGCCATCGTGCTCGCACGCTTGTCGCACGTCGATCCGAGTCTCGAAGAGGCATCACGCGATCTCGGAGCGGGCCCCGTGCGAACGCTGCTTCGCGTCACGATCCCGCAGCTCGCACCCGGCATCGTCGCCGGGGCGCTGCTCGCCTTCACCCTCTCACTGGACGAGTTCGTGATCGCCTTCTTCACGGCCGCACCGAACACCCCCACCCTGCCGATGGTGATCTACTCGATGGTGCGCTTCGGGGTCACCCCCGAGGTCAACGCACTCGCGACCATGCTGCTCGGTGTCAGTCTTCTCGCCATCATCGCCACGCAGCGCCTCACCCGCATCACGGAGTCACTATGA